A genomic region of Trichothermofontia sichuanensis B231 contains the following coding sequences:
- a CDS encoding ABC transporter ATP-binding protein, with the protein MPDPLPASFSGPPPLIELKGVSKCFDQQRVLDQIDLQIYSGEGLAIIGPSGTGKSTILRLIAGLIAPDEGEIYIQGQLRQGLAAEGKDPIGIGMVFQQAALFDSLTVEENVGFLLYEHSRLPRRRIRELVNEKLEMLGLSGVGDRYPAQLSGGMRKRVSLARAIIANPEDPTEIPGILLYDEPTAGLDPIASTVVEDMIRFLQRQPGGCQTYAIVTHQDSTIRRTADRIVFLYAGKVQWQGTPADIERTDNPYVRQFFSAAVAGPIQVVGA; encoded by the coding sequence ATGCCTGACCCCTTACCTGCCTCTTTCTCAGGCCCCCCACCCCTGATTGAACTGAAGGGGGTGTCCAAGTGCTTCGATCAACAGCGGGTCCTCGATCAGATCGATCTCCAAATTTATAGCGGGGAAGGGTTAGCGATTATTGGCCCATCGGGGACGGGCAAATCGACGATTTTGCGGCTAATAGCCGGTTTGATCGCACCTGATGAGGGCGAGATTTATATTCAAGGTCAGTTGCGCCAGGGCCTAGCAGCAGAGGGTAAGGACCCGATCGGGATTGGCATGGTCTTTCAACAGGCGGCGTTGTTTGACTCACTCACAGTCGAGGAAAATGTGGGCTTCCTCCTCTATGAGCATTCCCGCCTCCCCCGACGACGGATTCGGGAACTGGTGAATGAGAAGTTGGAGATGCTGGGTTTATCAGGCGTTGGCGATCGCTATCCGGCTCAATTATCGGGAGGTATGCGCAAGCGGGTGAGTCTGGCACGGGCGATTATCGCTAACCCAGAAGACCCAACCGAGATTCCCGGTATCCTGCTGTATGATGAACCAACAGCCGGACTGGACCCCATTGCCTCAACGGTGGTCGAGGACATGATCCGGTTCCTGCAACGACAGCCGGGGGGGTGTCAGACCTATGCGATCGTGACTCACCAAGACAGTACCATCCGGCGCACCGCCGATCGCATTGTTTTTCTCTATGCGGGTAAAGTCCAGTGGCAGGGGACGCCAGCAGACATTGAGCGAACGGATAATCCCTACGTTCGCCAGTTTTTCAGTGCAGCGGTGGCAGGGCCGATCCAGGTCGTCGGGGCCTAG